One window from the genome of Candidatus Chlorohelix allophototropha encodes:
- a CDS encoding class I SAM-dependent methyltransferase, with amino-acid sequence MPGISFDRAAGFYDETRGFPEGVPENICKALVDYTAANITTRFLELGIGTGRIALPFIKSGYDFTGVDISSEMLKRLENKLAEELELPKYRYNLQVGDVTALPFPENSFDIAIAVHVVHLVSDLAQTLKEAKRVLRKPGGCLVIAHEQAVEEAGELSPEQTVRQKWGRILAGLGSDLRKKRERAWHSEEISISYLQELGAEIEKTNLLEFELKPLSQREMANRLINRMYSSDWEHSDEIHTQAVVQLNNWLASEVENPDKPYSGKVSFRAIIARW; translated from the coding sequence ATGCCGGGTATTTCTTTTGATAGAGCTGCGGGTTTTTATGATGAAACTAGAGGCTTTCCTGAAGGTGTTCCGGAAAACATTTGCAAGGCATTGGTTGACTATACCGCTGCAAATATTACCACACGCTTTCTGGAATTAGGTATTGGAACCGGACGTATTGCGCTACCCTTTATCAAATCCGGCTATGACTTTACCGGAGTGGATATTTCATCTGAAATGTTGAAACGACTTGAAAACAAACTAGCGGAAGAACTTGAACTACCAAAATATCGCTACAATTTACAAGTAGGGGATGTAACGGCGCTGCCTTTTCCAGAGAACAGTTTTGACATTGCAATAGCGGTACATGTAGTACATCTGGTAAGCGATTTGGCACAGACTCTCAAAGAGGCAAAAAGAGTATTGCGCAAACCGGGGGGATGCCTGGTTATTGCCCATGAGCAGGCTGTTGAGGAAGCAGGAGAGTTATCACCCGAACAAACAGTACGCCAGAAATGGGGCAGGATTTTGGCGGGCTTAGGTTCTGATCTACGCAAAAAACGGGAGAGAGCATGGCACAGCGAGGAGATCAGTATTTCGTATTTGCAGGAGTTGGGAGCAGAAATCGAAAAAACAAACTTACTAGAGTTTGAATTGAAGCCGCTATCACAGCGTGAAATGGCGAATCGGCTTATAAATCGCATGTACAGTAGCGACTGGGAACATTCGGATGAAATTCACACCCAAGCGGTAGTCCAGCTTAATAATTGGCTGGCTAGCGAGGTGGAAAATCCTGACAAACCATATAGTGGCAAGGTCAGTTTCCGTGCAATCATCGCCCGTTGGTAA
- a CDS encoding DUF1997 domain-containing protein, producing MTFIMGVDGVFSKIFKIDAPLEAVYAFLCDFNYTLPHMPQVEQIIQLSEDRYRMFYSADIVAGHKMHVLFDIQPEILEGYVLKFLPVPISSEELKKIRKSHPENYFTGKFTGYAKFVQNGKRCEIHYKAQIRLEVEVPQFLRYLPTNALSKLGSKVMSYKMNSIGDGMALALPREFPKWQMQNQSKLEGIIKAGL from the coding sequence ATGACATTTATCATGGGTGTTGATGGGGTATTTTCAAAAATTTTCAAGATAGACGCCCCTTTAGAGGCTGTTTACGCTTTTCTCTGTGATTTTAATTATACCCTGCCGCACATGCCACAAGTAGAGCAGATAATACAACTCTCAGAAGATAGATATCGCATGTTCTATTCCGCCGATATAGTGGCAGGTCACAAAATGCACGTTCTTTTTGATATTCAACCTGAAATACTAGAGGGATACGTGCTAAAATTTCTACCCGTGCCTATAAGCTCGGAAGAACTGAAGAAAATCCGCAAATCTCATCCTGAAAACTATTTTACCGGAAAGTTTACCGGCTATGCCAAGTTCGTCCAAAATGGCAAACGCTGTGAAATACATTACAAAGCGCAAATCAGGCTAGAAGTTGAAGTTCCCCAATTCTTGCGCTATTTGCCTACCAATGCGCTCTCAAAATTAGGCAGCAAGGTTATGAGCTATAAAATGAATAGTATTGGAGATGGCATGGCGCTTGCTTTGCCACGAGAGTTTCCTAAATGGCAAATGCAAAACCAGTCGAAGTTAGAGGGCATAATAAAAGCCGGGTTATAA
- a CDS encoding class I SAM-dependent methyltransferase: MHTHSTENDRIQAAYKSASNVYHKTPGGDFQRSSVRHLLVDLDPVPNPGDAVLDLGCGTGIGIFMLLELYPQVGKIVGLDLSPQMLEKARAESAQLDHPITWLEGDGHKLPLEDNSFNLIISHNAFHWMTDRAKVLQELNRVLVPGGRIALLFEGAGARENQMSVRRRVLSKYGLTPPIGYGTAHAHDSEVAWNTVSAVENLVEEAGFQIIDVWARQSYQYIPPELIVTMFRSTNAYWSSGLSQEQTESIMDEIKNEIYTQATERGFREIMYPINVIAVKP; encoded by the coding sequence ATGCACACACACTCAACTGAGAATGATCGAATACAGGCAGCTTACAAAAGCGCTTCCAATGTTTATCACAAAACGCCGGGGGGAGATTTCCAACGCTCCAGTGTAAGACATTTGCTGGTTGATCTTGATCCGGTTCCAAATCCCGGAGACGCAGTGTTGGATTTAGGTTGTGGTACCGGAATCGGTATATTTATGCTTTTGGAACTATACCCGCAGGTTGGTAAGATCGTAGGTTTGGATTTATCTCCCCAGATGTTAGAGAAAGCGCGGGCAGAATCGGCTCAACTTGATCACCCTATAACTTGGTTGGAAGGCGATGGGCATAAATTACCGCTGGAAGATAATTCTTTTAACCTTATTATCAGTCATAATGCTTTCCACTGGATGACAGACCGGGCAAAGGTTTTGCAAGAATTAAACCGAGTGCTGGTTCCGGGCGGACGTATCGCTTTGCTTTTCGAGGGGGCAGGCGCACGTGAAAACCAAATGAGTGTACGCCGTCGTGTATTGTCAAAATATGGTTTAACTCCGCCGATTGGCTATGGAACTGCACATGCTCATGACAGTGAGGTGGCTTGGAATACGGTTTCAGCGGTTGAAAATTTGGTTGAAGAAGCTGGATTCCAAATAATTGATGTGTGGGCAAGGCAGAGTTACCAGTATATTCCACCCGAATTAATCGTCACGATGTTCCGTTCCACTAATGCTTATTGGTCATCAGGCTTGAGCCAAGAGCAAACGGAGTCGATAATGGACGAGATAAAGAATGAGATATATACGCAAGCTACCGAACGAGGCTTCCGCGAAATCATGTACCCGATAAATGTCATAGCTGTAAAGCCCTAA
- a CDS encoding methyltransferase: MHQPDNRRYLQDLIKGYRTTQVLISCAELGVFEHLKEEGSGAEDLAQLTGSNPAAMARLLNAAVALKLLGKQGDLYFAEDLAHDCLLPGAPRYMGNILKREGAFYRRWSHLTATVKSGKRPTINLHEENNTQWVHNFEMALLDTARFVGPLIAVGLAPYLPHQDTQIAKVIDVGGGHGGYSIALAETYPKLEALVFELPEAAAVALEVIAQSAVADRVKVRAGDFRKDELGTGFDMALLFGVLVSETPPNALALLQKVYSALKSGGVIVIRGFYLGPDKASPLEATLYDLHMLLSTEAGGAQTLDELIEWLQTVGFRSFETVSLPYPEQSDLLIAHKPFV, from the coding sequence ATGCACCAACCGGACAATCGTCGCTATTTACAGGATTTGATAAAAGGCTACCGCACAACACAGGTTTTGATAAGCTGTGCTGAGTTGGGTGTGTTTGAGCATTTGAAAGAGGAAGGCAGCGGCGCGGAAGACTTGGCACAATTGACGGGTTCCAACCCTGCTGCTATGGCGCGGCTCTTAAATGCGGCAGTGGCGCTGAAACTGCTTGGAAAACAAGGTGACCTGTATTTCGCGGAAGACTTAGCGCACGATTGCCTTTTGCCGGGTGCGCCTCGCTATATGGGCAATATTTTAAAACGTGAGGGTGCTTTCTACCGTCGGTGGTCTCACTTAACGGCAACAGTAAAGAGCGGTAAACGCCCGACAATAAATTTGCATGAAGAGAATAACACTCAATGGGTGCACAATTTTGAAATGGCGCTACTCGACACTGCCCGTTTTGTAGGTCCGTTAATTGCTGTTGGGCTTGCACCTTACCTGCCACATCAGGACACCCAAATTGCTAAAGTTATAGATGTAGGAGGGGGTCATGGCGGGTATAGCATTGCGCTGGCAGAAACATACCCCAAGCTAGAAGCGCTTGTTTTTGAATTACCGGAAGCGGCAGCCGTAGCTCTCGAAGTTATCGCACAATCTGCTGTTGCCGATAGAGTCAAGGTACGAGCAGGTGATTTCAGGAAAGATGAGCTCGGTACAGGTTTTGATATGGCGTTGCTGTTTGGGGTACTCGTCAGTGAAACGCCACCGAATGCCCTAGCTCTTTTGCAAAAAGTATATAGTGCGCTAAAATCCGGTGGTGTGATAGTGATTCGTGGCTTTTATCTTGGACCTGACAAAGCAAGTCCCCTTGAAGCCACTCTTTATGATCTGCACATGTTGTTATCCACCGAAGCAGGGGGAGCGCAAACCCTCGATGAATTGATTGAGTGGCTACAAACTGTCGGGTTTCGTTCCTTTGAAACCGTCTCTTTGCCTTACCCAGAACAATCCGATTTGTTGATAGCTCACAAGCCTTTCGTATAA
- the mdh gene encoding malate dehydrogenase gives MGARKKVTVIGAGNVGATTAQRLAERDFYDVVMVDIIEGLPQGKALDLRESGPVEGYDSLVIGTNSYEETANSDVVVITSGIARKPGMSRDDLINTNAGIVRQVTESVAKYSPNCIIIVVSNPLDAMTQLAWKASGFPKNRVMGMAGVLDSARFKHFIAEALDVSVEDVNAFVLGGHGDTMVPLPRYSTVAGIPITELLPEEKVKAICERTANGGAEVVALLKTGSAYYAPASSAAAMVDSILLDKKRIMPTATLLEGEYGISGLFVGVPCKLGINGIEQIIEITLTAEEDAALKKSAAAVNELVEVIRLKVTDIGL, from the coding sequence ATGGGCGCACGCAAAAAAGTTACTGTAATCGGCGCTGGCAACGTTGGTGCGACAACTGCACAGCGGTTAGCCGAGCGTGATTTTTATGATGTAGTGATGGTGGACATTATCGAAGGCTTGCCGCAAGGTAAAGCATTGGATTTGCGCGAAAGTGGCCCGGTTGAAGGTTACGACAGTCTTGTAATCGGCACTAACAGTTATGAAGAAACTGCCAATAGCGATGTAGTAGTTATAACCAGCGGTATCGCTCGCAAGCCCGGTATGAGCCGTGATGACCTCATTAATACCAACGCTGGTATCGTAAGACAAGTTACCGAAAGCGTAGCTAAATATTCTCCTAATTGCATTATTATAGTAGTGAGTAACCCGCTCGATGCGATGACCCAACTTGCTTGGAAAGCCAGTGGCTTCCCTAAGAATCGGGTAATGGGTATGGCAGGGGTGCTGGACTCGGCTCGTTTCAAGCACTTTATAGCCGAAGCTCTGGACGTTTCGGTTGAAGATGTAAACGCTTTTGTACTGGGTGGTCATGGCGATACAATGGTTCCGCTACCGCGCTATAGCACCGTTGCCGGTATTCCGATCACCGAACTTTTACCGGAAGAAAAAGTTAAAGCGATTTGCGAACGCACTGCCAATGGTGGCGCAGAAGTTGTAGCCTTACTCAAGACCGGCAGCGCTTACTACGCTCCTGCTTCTTCGGCAGCCGCAATGGTGGATAGCATCCTGTTGGACAAGAAGCGCATTATGCCCACCGCTACTTTGTTGGAAGGCGAGTACGGTATTTCCGGCTTGTTCGTTGGCGTACCCTGCAAACTCGGCATTAACGGCATTGAGCAAATCATCGAGATTACATTGACCGCTGAAGAAGATGCTGCTCTTAAGAAAAGCGCTGCCGCAGTAAACGAACTGGTGGAAGTAATTCGCCTGAAGGTTACAGATATCGGTCTTTAG